AAAACAGAAGCCCAGGTGCCTGGGCTGCAGCTGAGCCCTGGAGGATCCTCCCCACAAGGCAGAAAGGACTTGTTTCACATGCTAGCACCCAGTTGGCTTGGGTCCCTATCTCTGGCCAGGGTCTTGCCCAACTGCCATTATCTGGGGTGTGGCCTCTGCCAGCAGGGGAACTGTCCCGAGTGTTTTTCAATCATGTTTGGAATGTTAGGTATTGGTTCCTAGAGTAGTAAGCCTGAGGCCAGGTCTGATCTGACCGGCCAAAAGCCTCGCCACCTTGCCAGACCCATCACCCAGGCCTTCAAGTTGAGGATTAGACTGGCCTGGCCTTTCTTCCTGAGGTCGTAATGGCTAGAGCTCTAGCCCTTCGGGGGAGGGAAGGTAGCTAAGGATGTTTTCTCAGCATCCTCCTGGGGTGGGAATTATTATGTCTTTTCTCTCATACATCTGGGTCTTTGGGGTAGGACAGGCTGTAGTGTGAGAAGCAGGCCCTGCCCTCCCAAAGCGTCCCCTCATGCTGGAGACCAGCAGCTTCAAGGAGGGAGGTTGAGGTGGGACTCCTCTGTCCTCACTGGCTTTGGCTCCCTCAATAAACTCCCGGTGGGAACCTGGCTCAGCATCTGTCTCTCACTCTTGCTCTTTCTCGCTCGCTCTTTCTTTTTGCTCTCTGAGGTCTTTCAGGCTCTCACCTCAAGAAAACAGTTCCATCAGAGCTTTCAGATATGCTCCTCTGTGAAGGGAAATACCCTGTTGACACCAAAGATGAAGGGAAGTACCAAAATTATTTGGTTTAACTGGATCATGCAACAAACCCCAGAAACTTCCCAGCAAGTAGAAATAGAGATCGCAAGGGAGTCAGCACATTTTAGATTAGAATCCAGGAATGCCCACATTAGTTCTCTTCTGTGGCTGGCCTGGAGCTGGCACAGTCTGCAAAAGAGGCAGCCCATGAATGCAGAGCCAGAGATACTGGTCGACACTGACGCCTGGCCCTTTTCTGGGCTCTTTGCACTCAGGACTTTATCCACTCTCACAGCCACTCTCTGTaccagtaaggaaacagagacatgCACAGATCAGGGAATGTTCCCCAAAGCAACCCGATGGTCAGTGGGAGAGCTGGGATTCGCTTCCAGTTCTGGCCAGATCTTTCCACTACATTTCGTTGTCCGTGATGCAATTTTCAAACTGTTTATATGCCACTGGGGGTACTCATTTCACAACAAGAGGTCTGTGGATTAAGTAGTTTAAAAAGGTAAATTGTTGAGGTCCTTGGCCTCCATATGTCCTTTCCTTGTATTGCTCTGCCCAGTGTGAAAATATCATCCTAGATCTCCTTTCCCACCTGCCCTTCTTTATTCTCCCTCTGACACTTTACCCCCGATTTCGTCATTTCTCACCCAGAATCTGTACTACCTCCAGGTTGCCAAACTAGGggcaaattaaaattattagtaTCCTCAAAGCTTCTTTTAATCAAGGGCCATGAACCATCCATTCTCAATAAGAGATGCATTTCCAATACAATTTTCATTTGTTGTCAAAATTTGTAAAATGTTTGTTGTACTAATAATATACTAATTTGTAAATTTACaaaatttgtaaaatgtttttgtACACTaacaattgcaataaaaattcagtttagaagaaaaaagttttaaCTTAGGGCCTTATGGTCACAggattttagaaattaaatttcaaattatatatatattttttactttttttgcagAGAAGTTGATAAAATGATTAATTAAAGACTTAAGCATAAAAATATGTTAGGATAAATTCTGTGGGGGAAGTAGAATAGGTATATTGTATCTGATTGTTAAGAACTTGTCACATATTTGTTAAATGGATAATGGTGAAGATTCGAATCACTATAGTATATAGACTCCACTGGATCTATTTAAAAGTTTGATATAATGTGTGTTATTTTGAAATGTCAGTACATGCAATATACTGGAAATTATATCCTTGGcaactatttaaaattatgatgaaaaattttatgtCAACTTAAAAATGTGTGAGAGGGGTCTGTGGGTCTTGGAAATTCTTTTAGATGGGTCCATGAGCAGGGAGGCTTGAAGGCCACTATGCTGAGATACTGGGGGTCATAACATTTTAGCCTTTAGGATCTGGAAGGAACCTTTTTGATTATCTAATCTGTCTTGATcagttttcagatgaggaaactctgGGAGGAAGGTTAGTTGATTTTCCCATAGTCACACAGTGGGCCCAGAACCTGCGTGTCCTTGCTTGCCCATTCTCACTGCTTCATATGGCTGCTACTGTGCTCTGAAATCCCACCGCCAGTTTTGAGGAATGAAGGAGACCAAAAGTGATCTCAAAACAGACTGAATAATGGGGACTTCCTGGGTAGGTTGCTCTCTGTCCTGCCACTTCTGCCCCAGTAGTCAGGATGGGAGGCCAAGACTTAATTTGAGGCCACCCTGAGGCCCCAGGGTTGGCAGACAGACCCTGAATTTCAGTGGATTCCAGGCTGGGGATTTTCCTTCTTGGATCTACTCTCTATTACCTGAGGGAAACCCTGATCTTTAGGGCTCTTACGGTTCTACCCGGGCCACATCCATCTCATATAGCACCCCTTTCTCAGGACACTTGATTTATATCTGTTGACCATcataataaacatataaatgaatGATGCTCCCTTTAGATGTGGTCCTTTATGCATTGCATAACCACCACAGTTTAGACAGCAGTCCTGGGACCAAAGCATCCCCTTAGAGCCTTTTTAGATTATACTGGAACTGGGTCTGCACCACCCCTGGGGTTCACAGTGCGTTGAAGTAGATACCCTGCTGATAATGAGTTGGATACAGTGctgagcacagccattttgcagCATCCTGATGGCAGTGGGGTCTTGTACTCCAAACCCCAGGAGAGGGGCCAGGACCACAGTGACAATGAGgcaggtttatttttttaatgacttccCAGGTTTGATTACTTTCATCTTTACTACTGCTGATGGGAGAGGGATTTGGGCTGACCGTACAGAGGCAGGCAGACCTAAGCAGTTTGTGGATAAGGATAGCCCTGAATGGCAGGCCTGGCCCTGAGACATGAACTAGAATTTGATTGGAGCTGGGGACCCAGACCCGTACGTCATGGGGACACCAGGGCTAATAGAGAAGGGCACAGGCCGCTGTCAGGACACAGGCTACCACACGCCCGAGACCAGGACACTGCTGACGTGGCAGCTCTCCACCCCAGCCCcttactgccccccacccctcgccCCCGCCTGTCAGCCACCAACGGGCTCTGCCCTGTGTCTGCCACACCTGTCACTGCCTGTCtgtgtctgggggtgggggccccATCAGCCCCTCCTCAGCTGCCCAGCAGAGCAAGCGGtcagtggggagggagggaagatggaGCAGGGGCCAGTGgtgggggcagggccagggctggCAATTGGGAGCCGAATCCGGGCACTGCTGGGCTGCCTGCTTAGGGTGCTACTCTGGCTGGCCTCTGCCTTGCTGTACTTTGGAAGCGAACAGGCCGCCCGCCTCCTGGGCAGCCGCTGCTTACAGCGCCTCTACCATGCCTGGCTAGCAGCCGTGGTAATCTTCGGGCCCCTCCTGCAGTTCCATGTCAACCCTCGGACCATCTTCGCCAGCCACGGCAATTTCTTCAACATGTGAGTTCACTCGAGGCCGAGGGAACCGGCTCCCTACACTCTGGGATCCCAGTTCCCTCCCCCAGGCTTCTGTCCTCCTGCCAGTCTGAAACACTAAAAATAGGCTAAGAGGTTGAAGGAGAAGGTCGGGGGGGAAAGAGGGCGGGAAGAAAGTCATGGTGGACAGGGAAAGTGAGGAGCAGGGCTGGAGAAGAACTATGGACCCAAGAAGGCTGGGTGGTCCTCTAGGGAGATGGCAGTGTTTCAACAGTTGGGCATTTGGAGGGCACAGGAAACAGAAGCAGTGATGATGTGACACTAGATCGTAGAATTGTGGATAAAGCAGAGATGGGAACAGCCCAGGGTGGGGAGATGCAGCTGGGGGGGTCTCAGTAGCCTCCCCTCTTCTCTGCCCACAGAAAGTTTGTGAATTCAGCGTGGGGCTGGACGTGCACCTTCCTGGGGGGTTTTGTGTTGCTAGTGGTGTTCCTGGCCACGCGGCGTGTGGCAGTGACCGCCCGGCACCTGAGCCGACTGGTGGTGGGGGCAGCCGTGTGGCGGGGGGCCGGCCGGGCCTTCCTGCTCATCGAGGACCTGACGGGCTCCTGCTTCGAGCCTCTACCCCAGGGCCTGCTGCTCCACGAGCTGCCTGACCGCCGCAGCTGCCTGGCGGCCGGCCACCAGTGGCGGGGCTATACAGTCTCTTCCCACACCTTCCTGCTCACCTTCTGCTGCCTGCTCATGGCCGAGGAAGCAGCAGTGTTCGCCAAGTACCTGGCCCACGGGCTGCCCGCCGGTGCCCCTCTGCGGCTCGTCTTCCTGCTCAACGTGCTGCTTCTGGGGCTCTGGAACTTCTTGCTGCTCTGTACTGTCATCTACTTCCACCAGTACACCCACAAGGTGGTGGGCGCCGCCGTGGGCACCTTTGCCTGGTACCTCACCTATGGCAGCTGGTATCATCAGCCCTGGTCCCCGGGGAGCCCAGGCCATGGGCTCTTCCCTCGTTCCTCCAGCCACAAGCAcaactgaaagaaataaaggacatcaggCCTGGCTCTGGCTCCTCTCGTCATTTGGCGGGGGATTGGGATGGGAGGGAAGGGTAAGAAGAGGGCTTGGTAGTCATTGGAATGGCTCAGGCATtctttgctgacaccttgaatGTCCCTCTGTTGACCTCATCCCTTCCCACTGTCCTGTCAGCCTCTTGACCATCACAAAGCTATCTGGAGTTGGGATGTCAAGGAATGGTGCTGCTAAGGCAGTTAGCAGTGTCCTTAGGGGTGGGTATCATACTTCGCTGAGCAGGTGCCGTCCCTGCCTGCCctgtccctccctgccccctccatggactttcctttctgttttcctcaGGGCTCAGCCTCTCTGGACACCCCACTCAGGGGCCCTTCCTGCCCTGTCTTCCCCAAAGGGGGTCTGTGTGTGTTCATTTAGttgacaaatgtttattgagccaAGCCTGGTTCCATGCTATGTGAATAAGCAAGACAGCTTCTGTTGTCTGGGAGCGTATGGACTACAGAGGGTGGCAGAtgataaacacacaaatcataacaGCAAACACAGTGTGCTTACTGGGCCAGGCACCTTTCTAAGTGTCTATACATTCTTTATGTAAATTAACACACTATTTCCTCACTATAACGCTTCAAAGTAGGTTCAGTAGTGTTCCCACTGTAtagctgggaaaactgaagcacagaggttaagtaactgtTCCCAATCAGTAAATAGCAGAGCCAAGATTATGGACCCAGGCAATATGGGTCCACTGTGTGTTTTCTAAACCAGAGGTCAGCAAAGTACTGCCTGCCCGTGGCCAGTTTTCTTGTGAACTGTGAGCTAAAaatggcttttacatttttaaatggttggaaaaaaaggTGATTTCATGACGTGAAAATTacgtgaaattcaaatttcagtgcccATATGTTAAAAGTTCTATAGGAACGCAGCCAAGATAATTCATTTAGGTATCTTCTATGACTGCTTTCCTGCTATGACAGGCAAGTTAAGTAGTTACAGGGACTGTGTGGCTcagaaagcctaaaatatttattatctggccctttacagaaaaagtttcccAACTTTTGCTCTATATCACTGTAATTTTctgtcacacacaaaaaaataaactgGTTAATACTTGAGGGTTAAGTGCTGTGAAGGAACTAAAACAGGCTGATGTATAAGAGAGTTGgagggaggtgacatttgagctgagcgCCCAGTGACAACACTAGCCAGAGGAAAGTTGTTCCAGGCTAAGGGATTAGCAAGGACAAAGTCCCTGAGGCAGCAATGAGTATGACCCGTTTGAAAAACAAGCAGAAAGGCCAAGCATTTTCAAGTGTAATGAATGAGTGGAAAGTGAAGTTTGAAGGGGAGACAGGTGCCAGGCAGCAGTGCAGGGCCTTATGGGTCAGGTAAACCCTTTGGATTTCATTTTAAGGCCAACAGGAAGCTGTTTGAAAGGGTTTGAAGCCAGAGGGAGGCATGGCCCCTCTACTTTGTGGAGAGTGGGTTATAGAAGAATGGAGGCTGCAACAATAGTCCCGGAGAGAACCGATGGGAGCTTGCATAGGGTGGTGCCAGCGTCTGCATGCCTCTTCACCGGGGAGAGGATGTCCACGCTGGCCGGCCTAGAGGAGGGAGATCAGGTCTTGTTCCATCTCTGAGAAAAGATGGAAGAGTCACAGGTAAAGCTAAAGAGTCAGGGAGACAGGGAGTTAAGAAGCGcggggatggggtgaggggggAGGTCGGGAGGCGGGGAGGCGGGAAAGGCGGGGAAGCCGAGTCGAGAGGCGGGGATGCCGGGAGGGCGGAGGCAGGGAGTCGAAAAAAGAGCAAGGAGGCGCGAGGCGGGGAGGCGAGCAGGGCGGAGGCGAACGGGCGGGGTGTCGAGAAGCCCGGAGGCGGGAAGCGGGGCGTCGGGAGGCGGGGAGTCGATAGACAGGCAGGCGGGGAGGGCGGAGGCAGGAGGCAGGCGGTCGAGAGGAGGGCGGGAGGTGGGAGACGGCCCCGGGCGGGGAGCTCGCTGGAAAGGCTCCTCTCGGGCCCTAGGGGGAGCCCTGCCTGGGCCGCCTTCCTccgcccctctcctcccctctcctccccctggTCTGTCCCGCCTCCTCCACTACCTCCACTCTCTGCTACCCAGGAAGGCCGGGCGAGTTGCAAGGGCTGCTTTCGCTTTCCCTTCCCCGTGCCCAGGGCTCGTTCCTCGTGCGGCGCAAGGCCCCCCGCCCGGCCATGGCCACGCTCAGGGTGCAGCCTGAAGCCCAAGCCAAGGTGAGCGCTGCGGGTTAAAGCAAGGGCCCATTAGGGAGGCGTGGCGCCGAGAGGCTGAGGGCATCCCCTAAACTGCCCTTTCTGCCAGCCCCCCACATGAGTAGGGGGTCAGTCCACCAAGGGTACGAGGCTGCCTGCCCAGAGCACCTGAGCTCACGTGAAAACAGGCAAGGCTGCCTgtggggagaggccaggaggCCGTGGTTCGGTGGGGTGAGGTGAAGCGGAGAGCTGGCGTGGAGGGGAAGTCCGCTGGCCTGGGGCCCTGGGCCACACACAGATAGGGTGTGGGACCTGCCATGTCACCTGATGGCCTTTCTCACACGGAGAGCCCCGGAACCCACTCCACAGGGCACTCTGTCCCTTCCCCAGGTCCAGGCCCTACACAACATGCTCTGTCATACAAGCCCTCCAACATGGCCTAGGCAAGCAGAGGGATCTGCTTCCACATCAGCTTCACTGCCAGGAATGTTCTCACCTTCCAAATCCAGCCCCAGAGGAATCCACTCCTCTCTCTGGGGACCTACTCCACTTTTCCCAGATCCAGACCCACAGAGATCCACTTCTGTACACCCCAGTCAACCTCCACAGGGATCCATCTCACCTTTTTCAGGTCTGGCCTTACAGGGATTACTCCACCCTTCCCCAGGTCCAGGCCCTACACAATCCTAAGGGAACTGTCCTCAAATAACCTGGCCTTCAAGTCAGGTTTCTGAAGGGTTGCCTGTGCCCCACAGGTGGATGTGTTCCGTGAAGACCTTTGTACCAAGGTGAGACCTGCCCATCAGACCCCCACCCCGACCTCAGCCCTCCCTTGGTGGCCCTGCTCCAGAGCCTAGGAATGGCATTTGATTCTGACCCCATCCTCCCCAACCCCAACCTCACACACAGGCAGAAAACCTGCTCGGGAGTTATTTCCCCAAGAAGATTTCTGAATTGGATGCATTTTTAAAGGTATCGGGGCCAGACAAGGGGCTAGAGAGTAGGGGCCCAGGGGAGAGTTTGGGGGCCATGAGAGGAGTGAGAGGACCCCCTTACCTCCAGCCCTCCTCCCGCCCTGCACTAGGAGCCAGCTCTCAATGAAGCCAACCTGAGCAATCTAAAGGCCCCCTTGGACATCCCCGTGCCTGATCCAgtcaaggagaaagagaaggaggaacgGAAGAAACAGCAGGAGGCAAGCTGGGGAGGGCCCTTCCTTAGGGGGGAATCATCCTTCAGCTTGACTCCAATGAGCTCCTCCCTCTCTGcagaaagaagacaaggatgaaaagaagaaaggggaCGACGAAGACAAAGGTACTTGAAACCACTCCAGTGGGAATGGACTtaatgcccaccccaccccaccctcaggaGCTCCTTCCTAAGCgttcctcttcccttctccacCCTTCACTCAGGCCTGGTCATGTGACTGACCCATTGCCCACTCCCCAGGTCCTCCTTGTGGCCCAGTGAGCTGCAACGAGAAAATTGTGGTCCTCCTGCAGCGCCTGAAGCCTGAGATCAAGGATGTCATTGAGCAGCTCAACCTGGTGAGCCCTCCCACTTTCACCCCCCAGGCTTCAGATGGAACCCTTTGTCCTCCTTGGTCCCTGCCCATTGGGGCACGGCACCTGCCAGGTCTTAGTAGGAGAGGACACAGCAATTGAAACCAGAGTAGGCCCTGAGGCTCAGGATGGAATGGCTCAACCTCCACCCACCATGGGCAGGGAAGCAAGGCAGTACAGGAACCTGGGAACTGCAGGGCTTTGACACCATTCCCTCCTCCCAGGTCACCACCTGGTTGCAGCTGCAGATACCTCGGATTGAGGATGGAAACAACTTTGGAGTGGCTGTCCAGGTGAGAGGGTTTCCCCACTCCCCTGCCCTCCCTTTCCCTCTGGTCCCTACTTCCTTCCACATTCCTCCTTGCTTTCTTTCCCCAGGAGAAGGTGTTTGAACTGATGACCACCCTTCACACCAAGTTGGAAGGCTTCCACACTCAAATCTCTAAGTGAGTGCTATCTATGCACATCCACCCTTTGCCTTTGGTTCAGGGACAGAGGCCCGGGTTCACTCCGCCTTCTCCCACTCCTCACACCCCTCTCACTTCCACAGGTACTTCTCTGAGCGAGGCGATGCAGTGACCAAAGCAGCCAAGCAGCCCCATGTGGTGGGTGAGGCCCAGGTCAGAGTGCATGGGGGGAAGGACACACTTGAACAAAGTCAGGCCTGACCCCCAAGTCTCCCTCAGGGTGACTATCGGCAGCTGGTGCACGAGTTGGATGAGGCAGAGTACCGGGACATCCGGCTAATGGTCATGGAGATCCGCAATGCTTATGTGAGGAGGCAAGGGCAGGGCAGGGATGGGCAAAGGCAGCTTTCCCAAGCCACCTACACCCTGACCCTGCAGGCTGCAGGTTAAGGGTACAAAGCTCAGCCTCTCCACAAGGTTGGAAATGAGGCACAGAGCTGCTGGGGGCCTGCGGCTGACCTGCACTCTTCCCCTGGTCCTCTAGGCTGTGTTATATGACATCATCCTAAAGAACTTCGAGAAGCTCAAGAAGCCCAGAGGAGAAACAAAGGGAATGATCTACTGAGAGCCTCCTGCCTCACTCTCCAATGGCTTCAGCAGACATCCTCCTGCCTTTTACCAGGGATTCCAGgcttccccccctcccccaccttatCCTGTTGAGGTTTCTCTCTCACCTTGCCTCTCGGGCACAATAAATACTGTCATACTGGTGCCCATCAGCCCAAGTCTCTTTATTGGATCCTGGTCCCCCTGGCCCTGGCTCAGGCATTTCCATTGGTGGGACCAGCCCATTGGGTGATTTGAGTGTTGAGCTGCTGGTTGGTCCAGTCCTGCCGGATGTCATCAAGGTGGGAGTCAAAGTCCACAAGGTGTTGGTGGGCCCGGCCCTCCAGCAGTGCTCCCACCATCTGCCGTGACTCTTCCCAGTCCCTCCACATCACTCTGAAATAGTAAACCCCATGGAGGTCAAACTCAGCGGGCAACAGAACCTGGCAGAGTTTGGGGCTAAAGAAAGATCCTTGGGACAGGACCAAGGACAGAGGAGGCCTGAGAGCTTTGGGCTTCCAAGAACAGGCAAAGGGATTGGGGCACTCACAAATTCTTGTCCTTGAGGACCCAGTGGGAACCACTGTTTTCCAGGACAATGACTGGGGGTACATGAGGCTGAGGCACCAGTTTTTGATTATCCAGCTGGGTGGACAAGGAAAGACGGGTGGGGTGTCAAGGGTCCCCTACCCTACTTTCTCTCTAACTCCCCACCCTGAATCCCAAGCCTCACCATGATGAGTACTGTATCAGGGAAGAATTCGGCAATTCGCCCAGCGATTTTCATGGCCAGGGGCCCAGGGCTGTGTAGAGATAAGATCAGGTGAGTGAGGAACTGACATGGGCAGACCCTCATCTGACTGAGCTGGGCCTCCCAGGTCTCAGGTGTAGCTGCAGTTGTGGCCTTTTCTGTAGCTGGCCTGGAagatgaggggtggggtggaggggtgtgtgtgtgccagGCCTGCTGGATGCTTGACGGCTGTGGGAAAAAGGTGCTCAGACACACTGTTGGTGAGAGTGGAAATCAAAAGTGGTCTTTCTGGAGAGTCATTTGGCAAAACCATCCAAATTGAAACTGTATACTATACATATGCTGTATGCTGGCATAAACATATGCCAAAATTCCACTTACAAATAATTTACCATAATAAATAGGATATCAtctataataacaaaaaaaaaatggaaacggCCTCAATGTTTAATGTAAGGCattaaataaactatggtatatTGATACTATATAGCTGTTAGGGTGAGGTGGATCTTGGTATAGAGATGGAAAGATGTCAGATATTTATTAAGTGAGGGGAAAAGCAAATTACAGAACAATACATAGAACTTGATCCATTCATATGACTAACGTAATTACTTTTcctgtatatttaaaaagaatttctttttatgttgCTGTCTGGGCTTCCTCTGTTCTTTTAgccctgggtgggggggggggcacctcAGATAAAGCACATGTTGGCCTGTTCCTATTGATACACAATtgtcctccccactcccacccccaaagcCTCCGAAACAGGGATCTTTATGCCCATCTTTATATTTCCTCACTGCAGTGCCCAGCACAGTACCTGATAACACAGCCCCTGCGCCTAAGTGTttgatgaagaaaaaatgaaagaaatgacc
The Choloepus didactylus isolate mChoDid1 chromosome 4, mChoDid1.pri, whole genome shotgun sequence DNA segment above includes these coding regions:
- the FITM1 gene encoding fat storage-inducing transmembrane protein 1, which encodes MGTPGLIEKGTGRCQDTGYHTPETRTLLTWQLSTPAPYCPPPLAPACQPPTGSALCLPHLSLPVCVWGWGPHQPLLSCPAEQAVSGEGGKMEQGPVVGAGPGLAIGSRIRALLGCLLRVLLWLASALLYFGSEQAARLLGSRCLQRLYHAWLAAVVIFGPLLQFHVNPRTIFASHGNFFNIKFVNSAWGWTCTFLGGFVLLVVFLATRRVAVTARHLSRLVVGAAVWRGAGRAFLLIEDLTGSCFEPLPQGLLLHELPDRRSCLAAGHQWRGYTVSSHTFLLTFCCLLMAEEAAVFAKYLAHGLPAGAPLRLVFLLNVLLLGLWNFLLLCTVIYFHQYTHKVVGAAVGTFAWYLTYGSWYHQPWSPGSPGHGLFPRSSSHKHN
- the PSME1 gene encoding proteasome activator complex subunit 1 isoform X1, encoding MATLRVQPEAQAKVDVFREDLCTKAENLLGSYFPKKISELDAFLKEPALNEANLSNLKAPLDIPVPDPVKEKEKEERKKQQEKEDKDEKKKGDDEDKGPPCGPVSCNEKIVVLLQRLKPEIKDVIEQLNLVTTWLQLQIPRIEDGNNFGVAVQEKVFELMTTLHTKLEGFHTQISKYFSERGDAVTKAAKQPHVGDYRQLVHELDEAEYRDIRLMVMEIRNAYVRRQGQGRDGQRQLSQATYTLTLQAAG
- the PSME1 gene encoding proteasome activator complex subunit 1 isoform X2, whose product is MATLRVQPEAQAKVDVFREDLCTKAENLLGSYFPKKISELDAFLKEPALNEANLSNLKAPLDIPVPDPVKEKEKEERKKQQEKEDKDEKKKGDDEDKGPPCGPVSCNEKIVVLLQRLKPEIKDVIEQLNLVTTWLQLQIPRIEDGNNFGVAVQEKVFELMTTLHTKLEGFHTQISKYFSERGDAVTKAAKQPHVGDYRQLVHELDEAEYRDIRLMVMEIRNAYAVLYDIILKNFEKLKKPRGETKGMIY
- the EMC9 gene encoding ER membrane protein complex subunit 9, which produces MGEVEISALAYGKMCLHAARYPHAAVNGLLLAPAPRSGECLCLTDCVPLFHSHLALSVMLEVALNQVDVWGAQGGLVVAGYYHANAVLDDQSPGPLAMKIAGRIAEFFPDTVLIMLDNQKLVPQPHVPPVIVLENSGSHWVLKDKNLVMWRDWEESRQMVGALLEGRAHQHLVDFDSHLDDIRQDWTNQQLNTQITQWAGPTNGNA